The window CTCGGCGGGCTCCAAGTCGTACGAGGCGGAGGACGACTTCGAGGCTGAGATCCCGAACGCGGCGGACGTGCTGGAGGCCGCCGTGCTCGCCGACCGGTACGCGGACCGGGACACCCGATCGGCCGCCGAGCGTGCGGCGGTGGACCGGCGGTGGGCGTTCGGGCACGTGATCGTGGACGAGGCGCAGGAGTTGAGCCCGATGGTGTGGCGGATGCTGATGCGGCGGTGCCCCAGCCGGTCCATGACGATCGTCGGTGACCTGGCCCAGACCGGGGCGCGTGGTGGTGCCGACACCTGGGCGGCGGTGCTCTCGCCGTACGTCGCCGATCGCTGGCGTCTCGCCGCGCTGACCGTGAGTTATCGGACCCCGGCCGAGATCATGGCGTACGCTGGACGCCTCCTCGCCGACGCCGACCCGCCGATCGACCTGCCGCATCCGGTCCGTTCCTCGGGCGCCGAGCCCCGCGAGGTGACCGGCGGCGCGTCCGACCTGGTCGAACTCGTCGCGCAGGCGCAGGGGAGTGTCGCGGTGATCGTCCCGGCGGGCCGGCTCGCCGAGGTGGCCGCCGCGCTCCCGGATCTGGCTCAGGACCTGGACGAACCCGCGGTCTTGCTGACCGTCACGCAGAGCAAGGGCTTGGAGTTCGACTCGGTGATCCTGGTCGACCCGGAGCTGATCCGAGCGGAGTCCGCCCGCGGCGTGAACGATCTCTACGTGGCCCTGACCCGAGCCACCCGGCACCTGACCGTCTTCCGGTCGGCCCCCGGAGCTGCCGACGGTTTCGGAGAACAGCTCTGAGGGCCGGCCGGGGTTCAGCGGAGGCGGGGAGTGTGGCGGCGGTAGGCGCTGACCGTCGGGTCACCGGTGAGCCAGAAGCGCCACGGCACGTCGTGGGCCGAGGTCACGCCGACCCGCGGTCCCGCCGACACCTCCCCGGCCGGCTCGACGGGCGGGGTCAGCGTGGCCGGCCCGTCGCCGAACAGGGGTGTGTCGTTGGCGGCCCGGTTCAGGTCGAGCACCTGCATGAGCTTGGCCGGTCCGGCCGCCAGATCGGTGTCCCGGCGGGCCGCGGGCCGGCGTGTGCGGGCGACCTCGATCCCGTCGACGACGGCCCCGGCGCGCAGCAGGACGGCGGCGGCCCGCCCGGTCTCACCACAGACGACGTTGGCGCAGAAGTGCATGCCGTAGATCTGGTAGACGTACAGCCGCCCGGCCGGTCCGAACATCACCCGGTTGCGCTCGGTGACGCCGCGATGGGCGTGGCTGGCCGGGTCGGCGCCGAGTCCGCTGTAGGCCTCCACCTCGGTGAGCCGTACGGTCACCCGGTTGGCGCTCAGCCGCCAGCCGAGCAGCAGACGGGCGGCCTCGTCGACACGGGATGCGGGCAGATCGAGCCAATCCATCAGGTCATACTGCCGGGCGGACCCCGAGCGGCCGTCCGTGGCTCCACAGTTCGGCGTACTCCTGGGCCTCCGCGTGGCCGGCCCACAACCACGGCCGGCACTGGCCGCGCGCGGGCCGCTGGATCGCCCGCAGGACCGCCGGGCTGTAGATCATCCGAACCCGGAACCCGGTCAGGTGACGCCGACGAACCGGAACACGGACGAGCCGGTGGCCACGCCCGTGATGGTGGCCGACGGCCATCAGCCGGTCGCTGTCGTTCGCCCACATGGGCGGCAGCACCCACACCTTGGCGCCGGCCGGGAACCGTTTGACGCCGGCCCGGATCTCCAGGCCGCCGGGCCCGTTGGCGGTTTCGGCGACGACGTTCGCAACAACGCACCAACCGAGCGGTTCGGCTTCCGTCTCCGTCGACATGGCCTAGATGATCTCCGCAGGTCAGCGGGGTGGCAATAGGGCTATCGGGTGGGACAGGAACCGCCCGGATCGGTGGCGCCGAGGATGCGCCGGCCGATCTCCTGGAGCTGGCGGATCTGGGCCTTGGTGAGCGTGTCGAAGACCAGGGTCCGCACGTTCTCGACGTGGCCCGGCGCGCTGGCGACGATCTTGCCCCAGCCCTCCTCGGTGAGCGTGGCGAGAGTGTAGCGGCCGTCGGTGGGGTCGGGGGAGCGGCGGACCCAGCCGCGTTTCTCCAGTCGGCCGACGGCTTGCGACAGCCGGGCCAGGGAGCCCTCGGCGAGGATCGCGAGGCGGCTCATCCGCAGGGTCCGGTCCGGCGCCTCGGAGAGGCCGGCCAGGATCCCGTACTCGAAATGGCTGATGCCCTCGTCGCGTAGCAGCTGCGCGTCGAGGGCGGCGGGCAGGCGCATCAGAACGCCCATCAGGGTCATCCAGGCGGCGCGCTCTTCACTGGTCAGCCAGCGTGGCTCAGGTGTCTCCACGACCGCATCCTACCCGTTCGGATCACTTGCATGTTTAACTCAATCGGCCTACCGTTCGCTCAAGCGTTTAACTGATCGAACGATTAGAGGAATCATGAACATCGTCCTGTGGGTCATCGCGGGCCTGCTCGCCGCCGCCTTCCTCGGCGCCGGCGTGATGAAGCTGAGCCAGTCGAAGGAGAAGCTGGCCGCCTCCGGCATGGCCTGGACCGAGGACTTCAGCGCGGGCGCGGTCAAGGCGATCGGCGCGGCGGAGCTGCTCGGTGCGATCGGCCTGATCCTCCCGGCGCTGCTGGACATCGCCCCGGTGCTGGTCCCGCTGGCCGCCACCGGCCTGGCGCTGACCATGCTCGGCGCGGTCGTGGTGCACGTCAGGCGTGGCGAGACGCAGGCGGTCGCGCCGAGCGCGGTGCTGTTCGTGCTCTCCGTCATCGTCGCCTGGGGGCGGTTCGGGCCTTACGCCTTCTGAGAACCCAGATACATCGATATAGTTCGTCGCCTTGGGGGCAGGGTGGGGAGCTGAACATGGAACAGGCAGGGCAAACGCCGGAGAAGCCGGACGATACGGGGCTCGGGGCGCGGCTGGTCGCGCTCGGTGGCCTCGAGTTGGGGGAGTTCAACACCGTCCCGTCCGGCCCCGGCGTCGCTCCAGCCCCGGCGCCCGTCGTCCGTACCGTGCGAAAGCCCCGGACCCTGCTGATCACCGCGGGTGTCGTGGTGGCCGTGCTGGGTTTCTTCGGCACCGCCGCCTACCTCTTCGTCAACGTCGGCGGCACCTCGCCGTCGGCCGCTCCGCCGCCGCCTCCCCGCAAGCCGTTCCCCACCGCCTCCGTCGGGCTCCCGACCGGCCCGCAGCCGATGAATCAGGGGGTACGAACGGAGGACGACCTGCATCTGGTGTGTCAGAACTGGTACTACCCGTCGGCGCCGAGACTTCGCAGTAGCGCCCCGCATCCGATTCTGATCAGTGAGGACGGCGGTCCCGAGGTGGAGTACCGGACCACCCGCACCCTGAATCAGGCGGCGTTCGCCGGTGGCGCCGAGGAGCGCCGGGCGTGGGCGCCGGAGCCGCCGAAAGCGCAGCTGGTCGCCTGCCTGGACCTGACCGGCCCGGGTCGTCGGGTGCGGGACTGTGGGTCCGGCTCGAAGGCGTTGCCGCTGGTCGAGGGGAAGTACCGGCTCACGGTCTTCGAGGTGGCCAGCCATCGCAAGCTGATCGACAAGACGCTGACCGGAGCCGACCGGGCGTGTCCGTTCGTGATCCTGAACAGCGCGGGCGACACCCTCTACACCACGGTCAAGGACCGGCAGTTGTACGACCTGCTGCACACCCGCGTCGAGGACTGAGGCGTCAGCGCGCCCCGGTGTCCGCCCAGCCGAGGAACCGCTCGTAGAGATCGGCCGGCGGTCCGCCACTGCCGGCCGCCCAGTCGTCGATCGCCTCCAGCATGCAGGAGCCGAGGTAGACGGCCAGGCCGTGCGGGAATTTCTGATACTGCTCGGCCAGCTCCACTTTGGCGGTGGCGCACGGCCACGCCTCGCCGCAGACCCGGCAGTCCCAGGATGGGCGCTCGCCGACGTGTTCGGTCCGCGGAACCAGCATGTCACCCTCACCATGTGCGATTCATCGACTACACAGTGGAGCCTTACGTGCCTTAGGCTCGCTCTCAAGCCGGTGCGGCGAGAATCCCGGAAATGGATTCCCGCTGTCTCGCGCGGGGCGTTCATATCGTCTCGTTCGAGACAACCGGACAGTCGGATGGACAGCCGAGTGACATCACGGGGGACGGCAGCACATGAACGAGACGGGTTCCACCGTTCCGAAACGGCAGGTCGGCCGGCTGTTGCGGCAGTTGCGCGAGCAGGCCGGCATCTCCCTGATGGCCGCGGCCGCCGAGCTGGAGTTCTCCCGCGCCCGGATGTACCGGATCGAGAACGGTGAGGTCCCGGTCCGCAAACACGACGTGATCGCCATGTGCGGGGTCTACTCGGCACCCGGCCACATCACCGAGGTGCTCATCGGACTGGCCGCCGAGTCCAAGGCGAAAGGCTGGTGGCATGCGTACGGCGACGTCGTCCCGGCCTGGTTCGAGCTCTACGTGGGCATGGAACAGGCCGCCGCCAGCCTGCGCTCCTACGCCCCCAGCGTGATCCCCGGACTGCTGCAGACCAGGGAGTACGCGGAGGCCGTGTTCCGCAGCTGGCACGCCGACCCGGAGGCGGCCGGCAGCGCCGTGGCCGTCCGGTTGGAGCGCCAGTCGCTGCTCAGCCGCCGCCTGCCGGAGGCGCCCCGCCTGGACGTGATCGTCGACGAGGGGGTGCTGCGCCGGGCCATCCCGGACACCCTGGGCATGCAGAAGCAACTGGCCCATCTGGTCAACATGTCGATCCGGCACAACATCGGGGTCCGGGTGATCCCGTTCGCGGCCGGCCCGCACAAGGCGGTCGGCTCCGGGCAGTTCACCATCCTCGACTTCCCGGCCGTCGGGACGGCGTCACCCGAACCGACCACCATCTACTGCGAGAACCTCACCGGTGCCCTCTACCTGGATAAGCTCGCGGAGGTGGAGACGTACGAATCGATCTGGGGAGAACTCGGAGCGGTCGCGCTCAGCCAGGCCGAGTCCGACGATCTCATCCGTACGATCATCGAGGAGAGCGATGGCTGACCTGACGGGTGCCGTCTGGCACAAGAGCACTCGCAGCGGAGGCAACGGCGGCGACTGCGTCGAGGTGGCCGCCAATCTCCCCGGCATCGTGGCGATCCGGGACACCAAGGATCCGGGCGGCGCCACCCTGGTCTTCACCGACGAGGAGTGGGCCGCGTTCCTGGCCGGAGTGCGGGCCGGCGAGTTCGACCTTAGAAGTCTGTGAGCCGTTCCTTAAGGAATCCTTTCCGGCGCTGCCGGGAGTCGGGCCCTCGCTCATAGTGATGGGGCGTCGTCCTGCCCCTGCTCACCGAGGTGAATATCCGTGCCGCTCTCCGCCGCTGCCCGATTCCGTTACACCCTGGCAGCGGGGTCGACAGCCGTCGTCATCGGCGCCGGATTCGTCCTGGTCGGCTTCTCCCAGGGCAGTGCCGATACCCCCACCCCGACCTCGGTCGACGCTCCGCTCGCCGCCGCACCGTCCCCCGGCGAGAGCACCGACGACCTGCTCACCGACCCGGCCGCCACCGCACCCGGCGGATCACCCGCGGTGAGCGTCACCCCCGGCACGGCCACCCCCAAATCGCCCAGCCCCAAGCCCACGGTCAAGAAGACGACCAAGGCACCGGCCGGTAAGGAGGCGACCGCGGGCACCACAGGTAAGAAGACGACCGTGCCGGTCACCTCCGGGACCGTCGCCGAGCAGGTGCTCGCGCACATCAACGAGGCCCGGGTCGCCGAGGGCCTCAAGGCGCTCACCCTCGACACCGACCTGTCCAAGGCCGCGGCCCTGCACACCCAGCTGATGATCGACGGGTGCGGGTTGTCCCACAAATGCTCCGGTGAAGCCGAGCTGGGCGACCGGTTCAGCGCGCAGGACGTGTCCTGGCGAGCCGCCGGAGAGAACATCGGCTACGGCTCCAGCGGCAGCAGCGACGCGGCGAAGGTGCAGGCCGCCAACGGTCTCACCGACTCGATGCTGGCCGAGGTGCCGCCGAACGACGGCCACCGCAAGAACCTGCTCAACCCGAACTTCACCCGGATCGGCCTGAGCATCGTGCGCGATTCCAAGGGCCTCACCTGGATGACCCAGGACTTCGTCGGCTAGGGCCGGTGGCCCTCGCGGGTCGGGCGGATCGGCCCGTAGGGTGGCCCGGTGCTCGAAATGCTGAAAGCCCTCCTCCGGCGGATTCTGGGCCGGCCGGAACGGCCCGCCCCGCCCGCGCCGCGGCCGAGCGCTCCGGCCGTACCCCCGAAGAAGACCGCTCCGAAGCCGCCGGCGCCCCGGCCCGCCGCACCGAAGGCGAAGCCCGCTCCGGCGAAGCCGACGGTGGTCAAACGGGCCGTGCCGCAGCAGGGCCGGCATCTCGCCTACGCGCCCGATCTGGACGGTGACGCCGATCCCGGTGAGATCGTCTGGACCTGGGTGCCCTACGAGGAGGACGCGTCGCAGGGCAAGGACCGGCCGGTGCTGGTGGTCGGCCGGGACGCCCGGACGCTGCTCGGCCTGATGCTGTCCAGCCAGGGCGAGCGTGACGGCCAGCGGCACTGGCTGGCGCTCGGCCCCGGCGAGTGGGACCGCGACTCGCGTCCCAGCTGGGTCCGTCTGGACCGGGTCATCGAGGTCGACGAGGACGGCATCCGCCGCGAGGGCGCGATCCTGGATCGGCCCCGGTTCGACCGGGTCGCGGCGATCCTGCGCCGCAACTACGGCTGGCCGTAGCGCCGGATAGCGTTGGGCAATGAGTGATGTCATGACCGGTTTCGGTGGCAAGCAGGCTTGGCTGGCGATCGCCGGCGCGGATCCGGGTGCGGTGCTCAAGGCGCTCGGCCTGCGTGACCTGGGGACCGTGCCGTGGCGCGACGGGCTCGACCTGGCGCATCTGACCGACGACCGGGTGGCGGTCACCCCGCCGCTGCCCGGAGCCCGGGGCACCTGGGTGCTGGCCGTCGGCCGCGCGCTGATCACCCCGGGCCCGGATGTGGTGGCGCTCTCCGCGGAGCTCGGCGCCGAGGTGCAGTTCTTCGCCACCCACCGGGTCACCGAGCTACACCGCTGGCAGCGCGCCGACTCGGGTGATCTGCTGCGTGCGTTCGGCTATGTGGGGCAGACCGGTGAGGTCACGTCCTGGTTCGGGGAGCCGGACGCGGCCGAGCGTGACGCCGGGCTGCCGGCCGCGTTCGATGAGGAGACGTCGGTGCTCGTCGCCGAGCGTGATGTGTTCCGGGTGGCCGGCGCCTGGAGCATCGATCCGACCACGTTGTCCGGGCTCGCGCCCGGCCCGCTGCGCCTCGGCGCGACGGACTGAGGAGAAGGCACATGCGCAAGTACGTGATCATGGGCGTGCAGGGCAGCGGCAAGGGCACCCAGGCCAAGATGCTGAAGGACGACCTCGACCTGGTGCACATCAGCGTCGGCGACATCTTCCGCTGGCACGTGCGCCAGCACACCAAGATGGGCGCCCAGGTCAAGCGGATCATGGCGGCCGGTGATCTGGTCAGCGACGAGCTGGTCGAGGAGGTGGTGCGCCGCCGGATGGGCATCCACGACTGGAACTACGGGTTCATCATCGACGGGTTCCCGCGCAACGGGCGGCAGGCCGAGTTCTTCATGGAGAGCTACGACATCGACGCCGTCATCCACCTGGAGCTGCCCGACGACGAGGTCCGCCGCCGGGTGCTCAGCCGCCGGCTCTGCCCGAACTGCGGGATGGACTACAACCTGATCGCCGACCGCCCCGAGGTGGAGGGCCGCTGCGACATCTGCGGCCACGAGCTGATCGTCCGCGAGGACGACACTCCGGAGGCACTGGAGTCGAGGCTCACCGACTACCACGAGAAGACCCGGCCGGTGCTGGAGCTGTTCCGGCGCAAG of the Actinoplanes sichuanensis genome contains:
- a CDS encoding DNA-3-methyladenine glycosylase gives rise to the protein MDWLDLPASRVDEAARLLLGWRLSANRVTVRLTEVEAYSGLGADPASHAHRGVTERNRVMFGPAGRLYVYQIYGMHFCANVVCGETGRAAAVLLRAGAVVDGIEVARTRRPAARRDTDLAAGPAKLMQVLDLNRAANDTPLFGDGPATLTPPVEPAGEVSAGPRVGVTSAHDVPWRFWLTGDPTVSAYRRHTPRLR
- a CDS encoding MarR family winged helix-turn-helix transcriptional regulator, with the translated sequence METPEPRWLTSEERAAWMTLMGVLMRLPAALDAQLLRDEGISHFEYGILAGLSEAPDRTLRMSRLAILAEGSLARLSQAVGRLEKRGWVRRSPDPTDGRYTLATLTEEGWGKIVASAPGHVENVRTLVFDTLTKAQIRQLQEIGRRILGATDPGGSCPTR
- a CDS encoding DoxX family protein; this encodes MNIVLWVIAGLLAAAFLGAGVMKLSQSKEKLAASGMAWTEDFSAGAVKAIGAAELLGAIGLILPALLDIAPVLVPLAATGLALTMLGAVVVHVRRGETQAVAPSAVLFVLSVIVAWGRFGPYAF
- a CDS encoding helix-turn-helix domain-containing protein, coding for MNETGSTVPKRQVGRLLRQLREQAGISLMAAAAELEFSRARMYRIENGEVPVRKHDVIAMCGVYSAPGHITEVLIGLAAESKAKGWWHAYGDVVPAWFELYVGMEQAAASLRSYAPSVIPGLLQTREYAEAVFRSWHADPEAAGSAVAVRLERQSLLSRRLPEAPRLDVIVDEGVLRRAIPDTLGMQKQLAHLVNMSIRHNIGVRVIPFAAGPHKAVGSGQFTILDFPAVGTASPEPTTIYCENLTGALYLDKLAEVETYESIWGELGAVALSQAESDDLIRTIIEESDG
- a CDS encoding DUF397 domain-containing protein codes for the protein MADLTGAVWHKSTRSGGNGGDCVEVAANLPGIVAIRDTKDPGGATLVFTDEEWAAFLAGVRAGEFDLRSL
- a CDS encoding CAP domain-containing protein, whose amino-acid sequence is MPLSAAARFRYTLAAGSTAVVIGAGFVLVGFSQGSADTPTPTSVDAPLAAAPSPGESTDDLLTDPAATAPGGSPAVSVTPGTATPKSPSPKPTVKKTTKAPAGKEATAGTTGKKTTVPVTSGTVAEQVLAHINEARVAEGLKALTLDTDLSKAAALHTQLMIDGCGLSHKCSGEAELGDRFSAQDVSWRAAGENIGYGSSGSSDAAKVQAANGLTDSMLAEVPPNDGHRKNLLNPNFTRIGLSIVRDSKGLTWMTQDFVG
- a CDS encoding type II toxin-antitoxin system PemK/MazF family toxin — protein: MLKALLRRILGRPERPAPPAPRPSAPAVPPKKTAPKPPAPRPAAPKAKPAPAKPTVVKRAVPQQGRHLAYAPDLDGDADPGEIVWTWVPYEEDASQGKDRPVLVVGRDARTLLGLMLSSQGERDGQRHWLALGPGEWDRDSRPSWVRLDRVIEVDEDGIRREGAILDRPRFDRVAAILRRNYGWP
- a CDS encoding adenylate kinase family protein: MRKYVIMGVQGSGKGTQAKMLKDDLDLVHISVGDIFRWHVRQHTKMGAQVKRIMAAGDLVSDELVEEVVRRRMGIHDWNYGFIIDGFPRNGRQAEFFMESYDIDAVIHLELPDDEVRRRVLSRRLCPNCGMDYNLIADRPEVEGRCDICGHELIVREDDTPEALESRLTDYHEKTRPVLELFRRKEVVHDVDGRPPVEDVQQAIRKTLGLPAYRG